CACACCACGTTGCATTTGGCGCTGCTGACGCCCGGCACGGCCGCAACGGCATTTTCGACCATCTGCGGCAATTCCGCCGCCGACGGGCAGTTCGGCGTGGTCAGCGTCATGTCGACCTTCACCGAGCGGTCGTCTTCGATATCGACCCGGTAGATCAGGCCAAGCTCGTAGATGTCGGCCGGGATTTCCGGGTCGTAGACGGTCTTCAG
The Rhodoplanes sp. Z2-YC6860 genome window above contains:
- a CDS encoding SUF system Fe-S cluster assembly protein, whose amino-acid sequence is MSDEPIRQREDVEIESKATSLPEGELARMSDDIVAALKTVYDPEIPADIYELGLIYRVDIEDDRSVKVDMTLTTPNCPSAAELPQMVENAVAAVPGVSSAKCNVVWDPPWDQSRMSDEARLVLNMW